The genomic segment GTACTTATTGATAGAGATTGCACGGTTAAGCAAAGTGGTGGCTTTATCCTTCAGCTTTTGCCAGATGCAGAAGATGACTTAATTGATAAGTTAGAAGAAAACATATCAAAAATGCCATCGATAACGAGTTTATTAGAAGATAATTACTCACCAGAGGACATTATTAAGCTTGTTCTTGGTGATTTAGATCTAGTGATTCATGAAAAAGTTGAAACGAAATTTTCATGTAACTGTACAAAAGATCGAGTAGAAAAAGCTTTGATTAGCGTAGGTAGAAAAGATATTCAAGAAATGATTGATGATGGAGAGACAATAGAGTTGAATTGTCACTTTTGCAGTAAAAAATATAATTTTACAATTGATGAATTGGAAAATATATTAATAAAATCTTAAAATGACTCAAATGCGTCATTTTGAAAAAATAATGAAAAAAATACTTGCAAAAGCATTTTTTCAGGCGTATAATATATTTAAAGGAACTTTCCGGAAGAGCCTTTTCAACGAATAAATGTCATACGTAAAGTAATTTACTAAAACATTTAAAAGGAGTGGTTGTATGAAAATGATACTCCAATTGGCAGGTCGCATAAGGGCAGTTAAGTAAGGCCCACTATGATTAGTTGGGCGAAGAAGCAGTATATTTTTATATCTTATCGTAAATCAGATAAGTATAATTGCCAATAAGTTTGATACTTTAATGATCATGATTGATGAATATATTGAAAAGATCACTACTATTGGCAAGCTAAAAAAATGGTTATTGATGGAGATAGTGAACGGACATTTAGTTTGAGGTTCATTATTTGGAATAATATCAAATAATGAATAAGTGAGTATGAACGAATTATAATGATGAGTTACGGATTATTTTGGAATAGTAGAAAGTTAATTGTATGTTTAGTAAAGAATTTATTTTGTAATATGTTATTATTATGATTTAGTTAAAGCTAATTATATGTTTGGTTAAAAGATTATTTTGTAATAAGTTTATTATGATTTAGGTAAAAGCTAATTGTATGTTTAGTTAAAAGATTATTTTGTAATAGTTTATTATTATGATTTAGGTAAAAGTTAATTGTATGTTTAGTTACAGATTATTTTGTAATAGTTTTTGTTATTATGATTTTGGTAGAAAGCTAATTGTAAGGATTTACGATTTTGAACGGATGTTTTGAGTATTTAGGTGTTACCAATCAATAGCTAATATACTGCGGAAGATCTATTAATTTATATTTAAAACAACTTAATGTTTTTTAATAACAAAGGGCTGGAGAATTCTAGCCCTTTGTGTTATGTTAAATGATATATTAATCGTTTATGAGGTAGTGGTATGAAAAAGGTTGATTATCAAAAGAGTATCATTGTGCTTATCGTTTTCTTCGTTGCTATAGTAGCTGTTGATTCCTATCGGTTAAGAACGAGTCTAGTCACGGTAAACTCTAGTGATACCATTTCTTATGATATGGCCGAAGTATTGAAAGTTATTGATGGAGATACGATTGAAGTATTGATCAGTGGTCATAAGGAACAAATTAGATTCATAGGTGTCAATTGTCCAGAACTTAATGATCATTATAGCGAGGAAGCAAAACGATTTACTAGTAATGAGCTGCTCGGGAAAATTGTATATATGGAAAAGGATACGATAGATAAGGATCATTACAATCGCTTACTGAGATATGTGTGGACAAGAATACCAAGCAGTGAGGATGACAATATAACGGAAATGTTCAATGTAAAACTATTGTCTGAGGGGTATGCTAGTATATTGAAGATTGCACCAAACGATAAATATGCAGCTCAATTTCAAACAATAGAAAAAGAATCCCAAGAAAAGAACAAAGGTATTTGGGAGTTGAAATAATATTTATATAGTCCAATATTCAATATCTTGACAAATACTATGGCGGTGCTATAATAGTATTAAGTAAACATAAAAATACGATGAAGAGACAAGTAAAATGTGGAAAGTTCTAGAGAGAAGGCCGTAAGCTGGAAGACCTTTATTTGAAACATTTGAAGACTACCTCTGAGTGACTTTAATGCAGTCCGTTGATTACGTTATAATCATCATAATAAGTGGTTTCTATGAAGCAATGAGGGTGGAACCGCGGGAAACAATCTCGCCCCTTACTAATGTATTATTAGTAAGTGCGAGTTTTTTTATTGTTTAAGAATGCTCTTCAAAAGCAATTGGAAAAGCGGCAGATTGGTAACGAGAGTTTTAATTCAGCGTATAAATAACAAAGTTATTTAACGCGGCACAGCCGATTTTCTTTGTTTAAGAATACACAGCACGAGCAATTGGAAAGCGTAACATTGACATTAATATGACGTAACTAGAAGTTTAATAAATATTTACATAATTAGGAGGACATAAGACATGATGTGGAATGATCAATTCCTTTTAGGAATTAAGGAAATCGATGAGCAACACAAGAAATTGGTAGGTTTGGTTGAGCAAACCAAAGATTTGGTTTATGAAGCTGAGGATGGTGTGGATTGTTATGATGATCTTGTAATAGTATTAAAAGAGCTAGTAGACTATACAATTTATCATTTTAACTTTGAAGAGAATTTAATGGAATCAGTTAACTATGAGGGATTGATAGGACATAAAATGGAACATAAAATATTTGTGAAAAAAATTAGTCAATTTATGAGCGATGATCTAGATGAAAATCAACTTGAAAAAATCGAACAAATTACATTTTTCCTATTAGATTGGATTACTAAGCACATACTAGGTACAGATAGTAAGTATGTACATTTGTTAAGATAATTAAATAAAAGGAGTTTATATATGATTGTACAATTAAAAGATGGTTCTAAAATAGAACTAGAAAATAAACAAAGTGTCTTAGAAATTGCAAACGGTATTAGTGAGGGGCTTGCTCGTATGGCTTGTTGTGCTATTGTCGATGGAGAAGTGGTAGACCTTAGAAAAGAAATTGACAAAGACATTGAACTAAGCATTTTTACCTTTAATGATGAAGAGGGGAAAAAGGCTTTTAGACATACAGCTTCACATGTTTTGGCGCAAGCAGTGAAAAGATTATATCCAAATACGAAGCTTGCTATAGGACCAGCGATAGAAAATGGTTTCTATTATGATTTTGATAGGGAAGAAGCCTTTACTCAAGAGGAATTAGATGCAATAGAAAGTGAAATGAAGAAAATTGTTAAGGAAGGGTTAGAAATTGAACGCTTCGAATTGCCAAGGGCAGAAGCAATTTCCTTAATGCAAGAAAAAGGTGAAGATTATAAGGTTGAACTTATTCAAGATTTACCTGAAGATTCAACAATATCTTTTTACAAGCAAGGAGAGTTTGTGGATCTTTGTGCAGGCCCTCATTTAATGAACACTAAGGCAGTCAAGGCTTTTAAGCTTTTATCTGTTGCCGGTGCTTATTGGCGTGGTAATGAAAACAATAAAATGCTTTCAAGAATATATGCTACAGCTTTTGCAAAAAAAGCAGACCAAGATGAATATTTAGCAAAGCTTGAAGAAGCCAAAAAACGTGATCATCGTAAGTTAGGTAAGGAGCTTGAACTGTTTGCTATCTTAGACGAGGGTCCTGGCTTTCCATTTTTCTTACCAAAAGGTAGTATTTTAAAGAATACCTTAGTTGAATATTGGAGAGAGGTTCACAAAAAGGCCAAATATCATGAAATTTCAACACCTATCATACTGAATAAGGAATTGTGGTTACGTTCAGGCCATTGGGCACATTATAAAGACAATATGTATACAACAATTATTGATGAAGCAGATTTTGCTGTTAAACCGATGAACTGTCCAGGTAGTTTGTTGGTATATAAAACAAAACAACATTCCTATAGAGATCTTCCTATTAGAATGGGAGAGTTAGGACTAGTACACAGACATGAAATGTCTGGAGCCCTACATGGTTTAATGCGTGTGAGAAACTTCACTCAAGATGATGCTCATATTTATATGCTACCAGAACAAATCAAGGATGAAATCAAAGGGGTTATTGATTTAATTGATGAAATCTATAGTGTGTTTGGTTACAAATATAAAATGGAGCTATCAACTAGACCAGAAAACAGTATGGGAAGTGACGAGGACTGGGATAAGGCAACAACAGCCCTTAAAGAAGCATTAGATGAAAAAGGTTTGACCTACGTTATTAACGAAGGAGACGGCGCTTTTTACGGACCTAAGATTGACTTTCATTTAGAAGATTGTTTAGGTAGAACTTGGCAATGTGGTACGATCCAATTGGACTTCCAAATGCCTGAAAGATT from the Firmicutes bacterium HGW-Firmicutes-1 genome contains:
- a CDS encoding nuclease, whose product is MKKVDYQKSIIVLIVFFVAIVAVDSYRLRTSLVTVNSSDTISYDMAEVLKVIDGDTIEVLISGHKEQIRFIGVNCPELNDHYSEEAKRFTSNELLGKIVYMEKDTIDKDHYNRLLRYVWTRIPSSEDDNITEMFNVKLLSEGYASILKIAPNDKYAAQFQTIEKESQEKNKGIWELK
- a CDS encoding bacteriohemerythrin encodes the protein MMWNDQFLLGIKEIDEQHKKLVGLVEQTKDLVYEAEDGVDCYDDLVIVLKELVDYTIYHFNFEENLMESVNYEGLIGHKMEHKIFVKKISQFMSDDLDENQLEKIEQITFFLLDWITKHILGTDSKYVHLLR
- a CDS encoding threonine--tRNA ligase, giving the protein MIVQLKDGSKIELENKQSVLEIANGISEGLARMACCAIVDGEVVDLRKEIDKDIELSIFTFNDEEGKKAFRHTASHVLAQAVKRLYPNTKLAIGPAIENGFYYDFDREEAFTQEELDAIESEMKKIVKEGLEIERFELPRAEAISLMQEKGEDYKVELIQDLPEDSTISFYKQGEFVDLCAGPHLMNTKAVKAFKLLSVAGAYWRGNENNKMLSRIYATAFAKKADQDEYLAKLEEAKKRDHRKLGKELELFAILDEGPGFPFFLPKGSILKNTLVEYWREVHKKAKYHEISTPIILNKELWLRSGHWAHYKDNMYTTIIDEADFAVKPMNCPGSLLVYKTKQHSYRDLPIRMGELGLVHRHEMSGALHGLMRVRNFTQDDAHIYMLPEQIKDEIKGVIDLIDEIYSVFGYKYKMELSTRPENSMGSDEDWDKATTALKEALDEKGLTYVINEGDGAFYGPKIDFHLEDCLGRTWQCGTIQLDFQMPERFEIDYVGKDGEKHRPVMIHRVAFGSIERFIGILIEHFAGAFPTWLSPVQVKILPISEKYHDYAHKVMTTLEDANIRVELDERAEKIGYKIREARMERVPYLLVVGQSEEEQGTVSVRSRAKGDEGVSVLDDFIVKIKDEIKNKLIIEREVEDN